CCCGGACGCCCCTGTGTCCTTCCCATTATCATGAGCCGATGGTGCGACTCGAAGTCGCTTCATAGTCGTCTACACGACGACATAAAACGATAGCCCGTTTCCTCTATGGAGAAGGCGGGAAACGCCCCCTGAAATGGGGCGAATTTGTGCAGCCGAAAGGCCCTCTCTCGGCTGCAACAGACGGACCCCCACAAGGGCATCCGAACGTTCGATTGGGCTCCTCCGGGACCTGATTCGTAGCTGAAAAGAGACACAAATCTCCGCTCGGAGGTTAAATTGCGCGCGTTTTACAAATCGTTGCAATTGACCAAGGAGCGGGATATCGATTGAGCGACACCTCTCAAGGTGTCTTGTTCTCAACCAGAACCACGTCTGGAACGACGTGTCCTCGTCCGCACATGCGTCTGGAGTAATCCGGGAGTGTGAAGCTGTGGATAAACATCCTGAGCCGCAAGGCTCACAGGCCATGCGCGAGCATGGTCCAACCTTCGAAGCAAGCCAGAAGGAGGATGACGAGGAATAGGGTATGGGAAGCGTAATGTCAACTCACGCTTGAACCGCCGTAATCATGAAACAGCTAACGCTTGTCTCCACCCGCTCGCGGGTGGGAGCTGTGGCCAAAAGGCATGATGCTCGGGAGCCGAAGATCATCGACGGAGGCTCGTTCCCCGATGAGTATCCGGCGGATAGTGAGTCCCTAACCCCATCTGTCGGTCTGCCGACCGACTGGGCACCTTGGGAAACGAGGTAAACCCGATGCACCGCCACAGCCCATCCGGGCCGTGGCAACCCAAACGCAAGTGCGGGCCATGGTGCAGCGGGCAGAGGACGTGACAAAAAGCGAACGGCCGCCTGTAATGGGTGGCATAGGGGTTCAAGATTTGCCCCGGGGTGAAAGCCCGCTGACTTGTCATAGGCATCTGAGACCGCGCGAGCCGTGCGCGTCTTTCAACAACCGACCCGGAGGGCATCGTCCCTCCGGGGAAGGTGCCTTCAACCGGGTCCTAACCGAACCGGAGAAGGTATGGATTACACCGAAAGCGATTTCGATGCTGCGTCTCCGGACGAGGTGAGCGAATGGCACTCCATTGACTGGAAGGCCGTCCAATACTTCGTAGGGAAAGCGCAATCGAGAATCGCGCAGGCAGAACTGGAGAAGGACTTCCGCAGAGTCAAACGACTCCAACGAAGCCTGATCCGATCCTGGCAGGCCAAGGCATTGGCCGTCAGGAAAGTGACCGAGAACCAAGGGAAGCGGACCAGTGGCGTGGACCGCGAACTTTGGGATACGCCGCAGAAGAAGTGGAACGCAATCAGTCGATTGAATCTCGTCGGGTACCGGGCCAAACCGCTTAGGCGGACCTGGATCCCTAAGGCGGATGGAAGGGAGCGCCCCCTGGGCATCCCGACCATGCACGACCGAGCCATGCAGGCCTTGTTCCTGCTGGCGCTGGAGCCGGCCGCGGAATGCCACGCCGACCCGAACTCGTATGGGTTCAGAAAGGGTCGGTCGACGCACGATGCACGGCAACAGTTGTTCGTGTCCCTTGCCAAGCAAGCCTCGGCGCGTTGGGTGCTGGATGCGGACATCACGGGGTTCTTCGACAACATCAACCACGACTGGCTGCTCGCCAATGTTCGTATGAACAAACGGGTGCTGGGGCAGTGGTTGCGTTGCGGAGTGGTGGACAAACAGCAGCTTCAGAAAACGGAAGCGGGGACGCCCCAAGGGGGGATCATCTCGCCGCTGCTGGCGAACCTGACGCTGGACGGACTTGAAGCGGGTCTCACGCGGTTCTTACACGACCAAATGGGAACCGTCAGAGTCAAGAAAGCCAAGGTGCATCTGGTGCGGTATGCCGATGACTTCGTGGTGACGGGCGACTCGAAAGAGGTGCTTGAAACCGTGGTCAGACCGTGGGTGGAAGCATTCTTGCGCGAGCGAGGATTGCAACTGCACGCAGGGAAGACGCGCATCGTGCATATCGACGAAGGGTTTGATTTCCTAGGGTGGAATTTCCGGAAATACTCGGAAAAACTGCTCATCAAGCCAAGTCAGAAGAACGTGAAAGCGTTCTATGGCAAGGTCAGGGAAGTCATCGCAAGACATCTCTCGAAAAAGAAGGCGGTATTGATCGCGAAGCTGAACCCAATCCTGCGGGGTTGGACTCGATACCATCAAGGCGTAGTGGCTAAGGCGACGTTCACCAAGCTCAACCACCTGATTGTCTGGCGGTTGTGGCGATGGGGGATGCGCCGACACCCACGATGGACCCGAGGCAAAGTATTCCGGCACTACTGGAATCACGACTCGGGCCGCTGGGAGTTTGAAGCCACAGTGCTCAACCGATGGAAAGAGGAGATGCGGCTGCGGCTGTACACGCTGGCGGACACGAAAATTGTCCGCCACAAGAAGGTCAAGGGGGAATACAACCCCTTTGATCCTGCATGGGAAGCCTATGGAGAACGCCTCAAACGCGACAGAATGGTGCAAGCCATCTGGAGTGGACAGAGGCTGGAACTGTGGATGAACCAGAACGGCAAATGTGCGCACTGTGGAACAGAGATGGACCACGACGATAGCGGGCTCGACAACCACCACATCGTCCCAGTACGGTGGGGTGGCACGGACAGTCTGCAGAATCGTGTGTTGCTACACCCATGGTGTCACCGGCGTATCCACGCCCTAGGTTTGGAGGTCACCAAGCCGGTCCCAGCACGGGGACTTTAATCTGACAGAAACAGGTAAGGACCAATGCAGTCCTGTGATCCTGCGGAGTTAGAGGTCGTGCATGAGCCGTATGCGTTGAAAGGCGCACGTACGGTTCTCAGGGGGGGATATAGTGGAAACACTATGTCCCTACCCTCCAATACATTGCACCGAACCGCAGCCTTGGTCTTGATGAGCCTGGCGTTCGGAGCGGCCGCGCAGCCCACCGCCACGGCGGCCGACACCAAGCCCGCCGCAGAACCAGCCTTCGTCAACTCAGACCTGAACGCCCCCCTCCTCTACCAGCTTTTGCTGGGCGAGCTCAACGTCAGTGCGGGCGAGCCGGGTACCGGCTACTCGCTCATTCTGGATGCGGCACGCAAAGAGAAGAATCCCGAGCTCTACCGGCGAGCGGTCGATGTGGCCTTGCAGGCCCGCTCCGGCGAGGCCGCGCTGACCGCGGCACGCGCCTGGGCCGACGAACTGCCCGCCAGCTCGGAAGGCAACCGTTTCGTTCTGCAGATCCTCCTTGCACTGAACCGCGTCAGCGAAAGCGGACCGGTCCTGCAGAAAATCCTGCAAAACGCCCCCGCGGGCGGGCGCAACGACATCATCAACGCCATTCCGCAGACCTACGCCCGGATCACGGACAAGGCCTTGACCGCGACGGTGGTTCGAAACGCCTTGGAGCCCTGGCTCAAGCAACCCGCCCATGCCGCCGCAGCCTGGACCACGGTCGGTCGTCTTGACCTGGAACAAGACCGGCTACCCCAGGCCCTGGTGGCGGCGCGCGAGGGCCACACCATCGAGCCCGCATCACCCTTTCCGGCGCTGTTGGCGCTGGAGCTGATGGAGCGCGGACAACCCGAGGCCGAGGCCGTGGTGCGCCAACAGCAAGCCGTCCAGAAGGTGCCTTCCAATACAAACACCGCAGTGGCGCTGTCCTATGCCCGCATCCTCATCGACCAGCACCGCAACGGCGAAGCGCGTGCGCAACTCCAGACACTGACCTCGCGCCAGTCCGAACTGGCCGATCCCTGGCTCCTGCTGGGCACCTTGCAGGCGCAAGACAACGATCTGCCAGGCGCATCCGCCTCGCTCGAAAAATACATGGCAATGGCGCGCAAGAGCAGCGATGAGCGAAGCGCGCGCGGCCTGACCCAGGCCTACTTGTTGATGGCGCAGATCGCAGAAAAGCAGAAGGACTTCCCCGCCGCCAATGCTTGGCTGGACCGCATCGAGAACGCCGACGACATCATGGCCGCCCAGTTGCGGCGGGCCTCCCTGCTGGCCCGCCAGGGACAGATGGCGCAAGCCCGCACCTTGCTGCGCAACCAACCCGACCGCCGCCCCGAAGACGCCCGCCTCAAGCTGGTGGCCGAAGCGCAGCTGTTGCGCGATTTCAAGCAATGGCAGCAGTCGTACGAGGTCTACAGCGAAGCATCCGCCCGATTCCCCAACGACACCGACCTGCTCTACGACCAGGCGATGATGGCCGAGAAGGCCGGCAAACTGGCCGACATGGAGCGCTTGCTGCGCCAACTCATCGCGGCCAAACCCGACTACCACCACGCCTACAACGCGCTCGGCTACTCCCTGGCCGATCGCAACCTCCGACTGCCCGAGGCCAAGCAACTGATCGAAAAGGCGGTTGAACTCGAACCCGGCGATGCGTACATCCAGGACAGCCTGGGCTGGGTCGAGTTCCGCATGGGCAACACCGCGCGCGCCTTGTCGATCCTGCAAGCGGCCTATTCGAAGCGCCCAGACCCCGAAATCGCGGCTCACCTGGGTGAGGTGCTTTGGGCCGGGGGTCAGCGCGAGCAAGCGCTCAAGATCTGGCGCGAAGGCCTGCTGATGTCGGCCGACAACGAAACGCTGCAGGGAACCCTGAAGCGCCTGCAAGTTCGGCCATGATGCGGTGGCCCGTGCGACGGCTCCATGCTCGGTGGACCGTGCTGGCATGCGCCACCGTGCTCGCGGCCTGCGCCACGCCCCCGCGCCCCGCCGAGGTGGGTGAGGACGTGTGGAGCGGCCGTCTGGCATTGCAGATCGACAGCGCCTCTCCACAGTCGTTCTCGGCCGCCTTTGACTTGCGCGGCGCGCCCACAGCGGGCGAACTCCAGTTGACATCCCCATTGGGCAACACCCTGGCCACGGTGGTGTGGACGCCCGCAGGCGCCGAGCTGAGGCAGGGCAGCCGCGTGACCCGGCGCGGCAGCCTGGACGAACTCACACGTGAGCTCAGTGGCACGGAAGTACCGGTCGCCGCCTTGTTCGGCTGGCTGCGCGGCCAAGCCGGTGACGTGCCCGGTTGGCAGGCCGATCTTTCGCGCCAAACCGAAGGGCGGATCACGGCGCGGCGCACCTGGCCGCTGCCGACCGCCGAATTGCGTGTCGTGTTTCAACCATGACCTGTCCGCCGTTGAAGCGGCTGCTGGACGTACCCGCCCCAGCCAAACTCAATCTGTTCCTGCACATCACCGGGCGCCGAGCCGACGGCTACCACCTGCTGCAATCGATCTTCATGCTGGTGGACTGGTGCGACCACTTGCATTTCGAACTGCGCCCAGACAGCGACATCAGCCGCGAAGACCTCACGGGCGGTGATCTGCCCACGCAGGACCTGTGCGTGCGCGCCGCCCGGGCACTCCAACAAGCCACAGGCTGCCGCCATGGCGTGCACATCGGACTGGAAAAACGCCTGCCGGCTGAGGCCGGCATGGGCGGCGGCTCCTCGGACGCCGCCAGTACGCTGATCGCGCTCAACCGCCTCTGGGGCCTCGGACTGGCACGGTCTCAATTGGCCTCGATAGGACTGCAACTGGGCGCCGACGTGCCGTTTTTCATCGGCGGACGCAATGCCTGGGTCGAAGGCGTGGGCGAGCAGCTCACACCTGTGGCCATTCCTGCGGCCCGCTTCGTCGTGGTCAAACCGCCCACCGGCGCGTCGACGCAGCGCATCTTTGGCTCGACGGAGCTAAAACGCGATTCAAGAACTGCTACAATCCGAGGCTTTGCTGCAAACGATACGTGTGAAGACGCAGTGATCGATCTCCAGAAAGTTCTGGCGGCCGGACACAACGACCTTCAACCCGTCGCGCAGGCGCTGTGCCCCGATATAGGGCGTTGCATTCAGTGGCTCCAGAGCCATGGTTTGCAAGGGCGCATGACCGGCTCGGGAACCGCGGTGTTTGCGCAATTGCCGCATGCGATGGACTTGACAGACGCCCCTGGCGACTGGACGGTTCGAGAATGCGGCAACATGGATGCACATCCATTGCTCGACTGGTGCACCGGTTAGAATCCGAGACGCACAGCCCAGGCAGTGGTTGCGCAACCTGCGACGTTTTTGTGGTGGTTTGTTGGGCGTGAGCCGAACAGGCCTCCTGCGTAGGGGAGTCGCCAAGTTGGTTAAGGCACTGGATTTTGATTCCAGCATGCGAAGGTTCGAATCCTTCTTCCCCTGCC
The sequence above is a segment of the Hydrogenophaga sp. BPS33 genome. Coding sequences within it:
- the ltrA gene encoding group II intron reverse transcriptase/maturase, with the protein product MDYTESDFDAASPDEVSEWHSIDWKAVQYFVGKAQSRIAQAELEKDFRRVKRLQRSLIRSWQAKALAVRKVTENQGKRTSGVDRELWDTPQKKWNAISRLNLVGYRAKPLRRTWIPKADGRERPLGIPTMHDRAMQALFLLALEPAAECHADPNSYGFRKGRSTHDARQQLFVSLAKQASARWVLDADITGFFDNINHDWLLANVRMNKRVLGQWLRCGVVDKQQLQKTEAGTPQGGIISPLLANLTLDGLEAGLTRFLHDQMGTVRVKKAKVHLVRYADDFVVTGDSKEVLETVVRPWVEAFLRERGLQLHAGKTRIVHIDEGFDFLGWNFRKYSEKLLIKPSQKNVKAFYGKVREVIARHLSKKKAVLIAKLNPILRGWTRYHQGVVAKATFTKLNHLIVWRLWRWGMRRHPRWTRGKVFRHYWNHDSGRWEFEATVLNRWKEEMRLRLYTLADTKIVRHKKVKGEYNPFDPAWEAYGERLKRDRMVQAIWSGQRLELWMNQNGKCAHCGTEMDHDDSGLDNHHIVPVRWGGTDSLQNRVLLHPWCHRRIHALGLEVTKPVPARGL
- a CDS encoding tetratricopeptide repeat protein — encoded protein: MSLPSNTLHRTAALVLMSLAFGAAAQPTATAADTKPAAEPAFVNSDLNAPLLYQLLLGELNVSAGEPGTGYSLILDAARKEKNPELYRRAVDVALQARSGEAALTAARAWADELPASSEGNRFVLQILLALNRVSESGPVLQKILQNAPAGGRNDIINAIPQTYARITDKALTATVVRNALEPWLKQPAHAAAAWTTVGRLDLEQDRLPQALVAAREGHTIEPASPFPALLALELMERGQPEAEAVVRQQQAVQKVPSNTNTAVALSYARILIDQHRNGEARAQLQTLTSRQSELADPWLLLGTLQAQDNDLPGASASLEKYMAMARKSSDERSARGLTQAYLLMAQIAEKQKDFPAANAWLDRIENADDIMAAQLRRASLLARQGQMAQARTLLRNQPDRRPEDARLKLVAEAQLLRDFKQWQQSYEVYSEASARFPNDTDLLYDQAMMAEKAGKLADMERLLRQLIAAKPDYHHAYNALGYSLADRNLRLPEAKQLIEKAVELEPGDAYIQDSLGWVEFRMGNTARALSILQAAYSKRPDPEIAAHLGEVLWAGGQREQALKIWREGLLMSADNETLQGTLKRLQVRP
- a CDS encoding lipoprotein insertase outer membrane protein LolB — protein: MMRWPVRRLHARWTVLACATVLAACATPPRPAEVGEDVWSGRLALQIDSASPQSFSAAFDLRGAPTAGELQLTSPLGNTLATVVWTPAGAELRQGSRVTRRGSLDELTRELSGTEVPVAALFGWLRGQAGDVPGWQADLSRQTEGRITARRTWPLPTAELRVVFQP
- a CDS encoding 4-(cytidine 5'-diphospho)-2-C-methyl-D-erythritol kinase: MKRLLDVPAPAKLNLFLHITGRRADGYHLLQSIFMLVDWCDHLHFELRPDSDISREDLTGGDLPTQDLCVRAARALQQATGCRHGVHIGLEKRLPAEAGMGGGSSDAASTLIALNRLWGLGLARSQLASIGLQLGADVPFFIGGRNAWVEGVGEQLTPVAIPAARFVVVKPPTGASTQRIFGSTELKRDSRTATIRGFAANDTCEDAVIDLQKVLAAGHNDLQPVAQALCPDIGRCIQWLQSHGLQGRMTGSGTAVFAQLPHAMDLTDAPGDWTVRECGNMDAHPLLDWCTG